The Naumannella cuiyingiana DNA window TCGGGTTCTGACCAGTCCAGCTTGGACCGGGTGAACGTGGCGGGATCCTGCGGGTCGGGGATGTCGTCGAGGTTCCAGCCCATCGCTGCGAACTCGCCCTTGCGGCCGCGGCTGACCGCCTCGCCGAGCTCCGGCTCGGGGTGGGAGGTGAAGTACGCGAACGGCGTCGAGGCCCCCCACTCCTCCCCGGCGAAGATCATCGGCGTCTGGTTGCCCAGCAGCACCAGCGCCGCGGCGATCACCAACTGGCCCTGGTCGAGCCGCGCGCGGGGGCGGTCGCCCGCGGCCCGGTTGCCGACCTGATCATGGTTGGCCGAGCAGACCACCAGCCGCCAGGCCGGGGTCTGCTCGGGATCGAGCGGGCGGCCGTGGTGGCGCCGCCGGAAGCTCGACCAGCCGCCGTCGTGGTAGAAACCGCGCTCGATCACCCGCGCGAGCGCGGCCGGGCCGGCGAAGTCGGCGAAATAGCCGCTGACATCGCCGGTCAGGTTGGTCAGCAGCGCGTGATGGAAGTCGTCGCTCCACTGCCCGGTCATGCCCAGGCCGCCGGCCTCGCGCGGCGTGATCATCCGCGGGTCGTTGGCATCGGATTCGGCGATCAGGCTCAGCGGGCGGCGCAGGTGCGCCGACAGGGCGGCGGTCTCGGCCGCAAGCTGCTCCAGCACGTGGGTCGCGCGATGATCCACCAGCGCGTGCACCGCGTCGAGGCGCAGCGCGTCGACATGGAAGTCGGCGAACCAGGCGAGCGCGTTGTCGATCAGGTAGCGGCGTACCTCGTCGGAGTCCGGCCCGTCGAGGTTGATCTGGGTTCCCCACGGCGTCTCGGCGCCCTCCAGCAGATAGGGGCCGAACCGGGGCAGGTAGTTGCCGCTCGGCCCGAGGTGGTTGTAAACGGCGTCCTGCACCACGCCGAGGCCCCGGGCGTGGCAGGCATCGACGAAGCGGCGGTACGCCTCCGGCCCGCCGTAGGGCTCGTGCACGGCGTACCAGTCGACCCCGTCGTAGCCCCAGCCGTGCTCGCCGTTGAACGCGTTCACCGGTAGGGGCTCCACAAGATCGACGCCGAGTGCGACCAGGTGATCAAGCCTGCCGATGGCGGCATCCAGCGTCCCCTCGGGGGTGAAGGTCCCGATGTGCAGCTCATAGATCACCGAGCCGGCGAGCTGGCGACCGGTCCAGGCGTGATCGGTCCAGTCGAAGGCGGTCGGGTCGACGGTCTGCGACAGGCCGTGCACGCCGTTCGGCTGTCGCCGGCTGCGGGGATCCGGCAGCGGGGTCTCCTCGTCGTCGAGCAGATAGCCGTAGTCGACGCCCGCCCGGAGCAGCTCCGGGTCCAGGTCGACGGGTCGCCACCAGCCGGAATCCTCGCGCCGCATGGGAAACCGGCGCCCGTCGGCGAGCAGGGTGAGGCGCTGCGGGCGTGGCGCCCAGACGTCGAAGCTGATCACGATGCCTCCCAGACGGTGGGTCAGAGTTGATCGCCGATGATCACGGGTTCGTTGACGAGGGTGATGCCCCAGCGCTCGCGTACGCCGTCGCGGATCTCGCGGGCCAGCGCGAGCAGGTCGACGGCGCGCGCGTCGCCCCGGTTGGTCAGGGCGAGCACGTGCTTGCCGGACAGGCGGGCGGCGCCGGTGCCGTGGCCCTTGTCGAAGCCGGCATGGTCGATCAGCCAGGCCGCGCTGGTCTTCACCCGCCCGTCCGGCTGGGGAAAGCGCGGCGCGTCGGCCGGCAGCGCGTCGGCCGCGGCGGCGTCGATGATCGGATTGGTGAAGAACGAGCCGGCGCTCCAGGTGTCGTGATCATCGGCATCGAGCACCATGCCCTTGCCGCGGCGCAGCGCGAGCACGGCCTCGCGCACCCGCGTCGCCGGCGCCCGTTCGCCCTGCTCGACGCCCAGGCGCCGGGCCAGCTCCGCATAGCGGACCGGTGCGGAGAGATCGCCGATCGGCAACTGGAACGTGACGTCGAGGACCACGAACCGGTCCGGATTCCCCTTGAACCTGCTGTGCCGGTAGGAGAAGCCGCAGTCGGCTCCGGCGAAGGTGACGATCCGTCGCTCGGCGCGATCCCACGTGCGCACCCGGGCGATGGTCTGGGCGACCTCCGCCCCGTAGGCGCCGACGTTCTGGATCGGCGTCGCGCCGACCAGCCCCGGGATACCGGAGAGCGCCTCCAACCCGGCCCAGCCGTGCTCAAGGGTGTGCGCGACGAATGCGTCCCATGGCTCACCGGCCTGCGCGGTGATCATCGCGCCGGAGCAGGAATCGACATCGGAGTCGATCCTGCGGTTCGCGATCACGATCACCCGGCCGTCGAAGCCGGCATCGGCGATCAGCAGGTTCGACCCGCCGCCGATCAGCAGCACCGGCGTACCCTGCTCGTCGGCCTCGGTGATCAACGCGACGAGTTCGTCGGCGCTGCGGGCGGTCGCCAACTCGCGGGCGGGGCCGCCGACCCGCAGCGTGGTCAGCTCGGCGAGATCAGTCAACGCGCACCTGCGCGCTGGCCTGGCCGAGCACCTTCTCCTCGCCGCACATCACCTCGAGCCTGATCGTCGCGATGCCGTCGGCGATCTCGGCGACCTCGCCGGTGACCACGAGCTCGACGCCGACGCCGTCGTCCGGCACGGGCACCGGCTTGCGGAACCGGGCGTACTGGCCCACCACCCGGCCCGGGCCGCCGACGGCATCGGTGACGGCGCGCATGGCGATCGCCAGGGTCAGCATGCCGTGGGCGATCACGCCGTCGAGGCCGAGCTCGCGCGCCGCATGATCGGAGTGGTGGATCGGGTTGAAGTCGCCGGAGGCGCCGGCGTAGCGGACCAGCGTGGTCCGGGTGACGGGCACCGTCAGCGGGCCGATCCGCTGGCCCTCGGCGAGGGCGGTCATGCGGCGGCCTCGCGGTTGTGCACGAAGGTCGACTCCGCGGTGCAGATCTCCTCGCCGGCCGGCTCGGCCGGACCGCCCTCGACGGCGACGGTGGAGATCACCACGCGGATGCCGATGGTCTCGGTCGCGCCGCGGGTGCGCACGCTGGTGATCGTCAGTTGCGGGGCGATGGTGTCGCCGGCGCGCAGCGGCCGCGACCAGTGGAAGCGTTGATCGGCATGCACGGTGCGGGCGAGGGAGAGCCCGAGCTCGGGATCGTCGAACATCGCCTGCCAGGCGTCGGCGGCCACGCTCATCACGAAGGTCGGCGGCGCGGCGGCATCGGCACCGCGATAGGCGGGGTCGGGGTCGCCGATGGCGTCGGCGAAGGCGGCAATCCGGCCGGCGCTGACCGGGGTCGGGTCGCCGGGCGGATAGCTGCGGCCCACGTGCTCGGCTGAGATCATGGCGCCACGGTACCGGCCCGCTCAGCGCGGGGCGGTGGTGCTGTTGCCGATCAGCAGGCGGTAGGGGGCCGGCTCATCGGCGAGTTTCTCGCCCCGGGCCAGCGCGAGCATCATCTCGGCCAGTCGCCGGCCCTGCGCCTGACCGCCCTGGTCGATCGTGGTCAGGGTGACCGGCAGCCACGGCAGGTCGACCCCGTCGAAGCCGGTGACGCTGAGATCGTCGGGTACGCGCAGGCCGAGATCCTCCGCCGCCCGGATCACGCCGGCGGCCAGCGTGTCGGCCTGGGTGATGATCGCGGTCGGGCGCGGGTCGGCCGCCAGCAGGGCGCGCGCGGCAGCCTGGCCACCCTCGATGGAGACCGGGGCCGTGATCATCGGCCCGTCGGGAAAGACGTCGCGAAAGCCGCGCACCCGCTGCTGGGCGTCGGGGAAGTCGGAGCAGGTCACCTCCGCCGGCCCGAACGGCCGCGGCGTACCCACCGCGTACTCCGCCACGTTCAGCGGCATCGCGATGTGCGCGACGCGGGTGTGGCCGAGGTCGCGGACGTGGGCGGCCACCTCCGCCTGCGCGGCGCGGTTGTCGACGGTCAGTTGGACGACCCGGTCGTCCTCGGGTGCGCCGGTGCCGACCATCGGTACGCCGCGACCCGCCAGGTGTTCGACGACCGGATTGCTCCGCGGGCCGCAGAGCGGGAACGCGACGGCATCCAGCGCGGTGCCGGCAATCTGGTCGATCGCCGCCTCCGGATCGCTGCCGGACTGCGCGATCAGCAACAACCCGGTCGAGGTGTTGTCCAGGCCGGTCATGATCCCGTCCAACAGGCCGAGCGCGTACGGATCGCGCAGCGCCTGCATCAGCGTGCCCTCGCCGATCACGCCGACCACGCCGGCCCGGCCCCGGCGCAGCGATCGGGCGATGGGATCGGGGCCCGCATAGTCGAGTTCGGCCGCGGCGATCCGGACCCTGGCGGCCATCTCGTCCGAGACCGGTCCACGGCCGCTGAACACCAGCGACGCGGTGGACACCGCGACGCCGGCCCGCGCCGCGACCTGCTTGAGGGTCGGGCGCCGGGCGGCCTGGTCGACCTGGCTCATGTCGCGGATGCTACCCGCGCCGGCTCGCCTCGATCACCAGCAGCGGCAGCTCGACGCCCAGCAGCGGGGTGATCGCGTGGCGGGCGACCCGGTCCAGCCGCAGCGGGCTCGCCGCGACCGCCGCCTCGGGATCGCGCAGCGGGTCGCAGCCGTGGTCGAGCAGGCGGGTCGCGGGTCGGAGCAGGCGCTGGAGCGTCCGCGCCGCAGTGCCGCGCGGCGCGGCGCCGTGTTCGGCGAGCACCACCCGCCCGCCCGGGCGCAGGACGCGGTACGCCTCGGCGAGGGCGCGCGCCACCTCGTCCACGCTGCACAGGACGGTCGTGGCGAGCACGGCATCGACGCTCGCGTCGGGCAGCGGAACGGCCTCGGCGCGCGCGGCGAGCGGCGCGGCCGGATGGCCGCTGGCGCGGGCGCGGACGGCAAGTCGATCGCGCAGGCGGCGGTTCGGCTCCAGCCCGATCCAGGCGATGCCCGGCGCCAGCCGGGCGAAGTTGGCGCCGCGCCCGGCGCCGAGCTCGAGCACCCGGCCGCGCAGCGCCGCGACGGCCCGGTCGCGATCGCGTTCGAAACCCGCCAGCCCCTCGTTGATCATCAGCGGGTGATCTTGCGCGGGAACAGCCAGCCGCACAAGGCGCCGCAGGCGATGATCAGCCCGACGCACCAGGCGAGCGCGCCGATCCCGACGCCCGGCGAGACCGGCGTACCCTGCAGGAAGCCGCGCAGGGTCTCGATGACGAGCGTGTAGGGCTGATTGGCGGCGAAGACCTGCAGCCAGCCGGGCATCGTCTGCACCGGCACGAAGCCGCTGGAGACGTAGGGCAGGATGAAGAACAAGAAGCCGTAGCCGGCAGCGTTCTCCGGCGATCCGGAGATCAGGCCGATGGTGGCCATGATCGTGGTGATGGTCAGGATGTAGATCATCATCAGGCCGAGTGCGGCGAGCAGCGACAGCGCTCCCCCGGTCGGTCGGTAGCCGAGCAGCAGCGCCACGCCGAGGACGACGGAGGAACCGATCAGATTGCGCACCATGCTCGCCGCCACGTGTCCGACGAGCGCGGTGGCCGAGGCGATCGGCAGGGTCCGGAAGCGATTCATCACACCGGTGGACAGATCGCGGCTGACCGCCGCGGCGACGGAGGCTGCGCCTTGGGTGGCGCACAGCACCAGCACCCCGGGCACGACGTAGTCGAGATAGCCGGGACCGAGGATCGCCCCGCCGAAGATGTAGGTGAACATCAACATCAGCGTGAGCGGCAGGACGATCGCCATCACGATGCCCTCGCCGTCGCGCAGGCTGTGGCGCAGGCTGCGCCCGGCAAAGATCGCCCCTGAGTGCAGCGGCGAGACACCCCGCGCGGTGAGGTCGCGCGCGGTGTGGTCGCCTCGGGTGTGGTCGCGTCGGGTGAGTTGGTCCGTGCTCATCGGGCACCTCCGGTGATCATCTCGGGCCGATCGGCAGGGCGATCGGCGCGCTGGCGCGCGGTGAGGGCGAGGAAGACGTCGTCGAGGGTGGGCTGGCGCAGCTCGAGGCGGGCGGCCGGGTCATGCGGGGGAAGTTGGCGCAGGGCGGCGGCGACCGCGTCCGGCGTACCGTCCGTCGGAGCCTCGTGCAACACCTCACCCGTGGGCAGCACCAGGGCGAGGGATTCGCCGCCGACGATCGCCTTGAGCCGGCTCGCGGTGCCGTCGGCGACGATCCGGCCGCCGTCGAGGATCGCGATCCGGTCGGCCAGCGCCTCGGCCTCCTCGAGGTACTGCGTGGTCAGGAAGATCGTCGTGCCGTCGGCGGCGAGCGCGAGGACATCGCGCCAGACCTGTTGCCGGCTCTCCAGATCGAGCCCGGTGGTCGGCTCATCGAGGAACAGCACGGCGGGCCTGGTGATCATGCTGGCGGCCAGGTCGAGGCGACGCTTCATCCCGCCGGAATAGGTGTTCGCGGCCCGGCCGGCCGCGTCGGCGAGCCCGAACTGGTCGAGCAGTTCGGCGGCGCGGCGACGAGCGACGGCGGCGGGCAGCCCCCGCAGCCGGCCGAAGAGCACCAGATTCTCCCGACCGGTGAGCAGTTCGTCGATCGCGGCGAACTGTCCCGTGGTGCTGATCGCCGCGCGCAGCCGGCGGCGGTCGCGGGCGACATCGTGACCCGCCACCCGCGCGGTGCCCGCATCGGCGCGGATCAGCGTGGTCAGGATGCTGACCAGCGTGGTCTTGCCCGCTCCGTTGCGGCCGAGCAGCGCGAACACGCCACCGTCGATGCGTAGCGTCAGGTCGTCCAGCACCCGGTTGGCGCCGAAGCTCTTGGCGAGCCCGTGGGTTTCGATCGTGCCGTCCATTGCCCCTCTCCCTCCATTTGTGTCGTCAGTTATCGCCGCCTGCGGCCTCGCCGAGGGGGCGATAACTGACGACACGATTTCTGCGTACTGAATAAACTGTTTTGTCCGCACACAGCGTGGCACGAAACTGTGTGCCCTGCAAGCAGTATGTGGGGAAAGCAGTATGTCTGGCATACAGTGACCCGCATGACGGATGAGCTGCCGCGGGCGCTGGCGATCGCCTGGGGGATGGAGACCTCGCCCAGCCGCGGGCCGAAGCGCGAGCTGAGCCACGAGAGCATCGTCGATGCGGCGATCGAGATCGCGAACGCCGAAGGACTCGCGGCGTTGACGATGCAGCGGGTGGCGAAGTCATTCGGCTTCACCACAATGGCGCTCTACCGCTACGTCTCCAGCAAGGACGACCTGCAGATTTTGATGCTCGACCGGGCGAACGCCCAGGCCGCCGACGCGGTGATCGACGCCACCGACTGGCGCGCCGGGCTGCGCGACTGGATGGACGCGGTGCGGGCGACGCTGCACGCGCACCCGTGGCTCTTCGAGCTGTACGCCAGTGGCGCCGGCGTGAACCAGCTCGCGCTGCCCAACATGATGCGGATGACCGACAACGGCCTGCGCGCGATGCGTACGCTCGACCTGCCGCTCGCCGCCAAGCTCGACGTG harbors:
- the treZ gene encoding malto-oligosyltrehalose trehalohydrolase, which codes for MISFDVWAPRPQRLTLLADGRRFPMRREDSGWWRPVDLDPELLRAGVDYGYLLDDEETPLPDPRSRRQPNGVHGLSQTVDPTAFDWTDHAWTGRQLAGSVIYELHIGTFTPEGTLDAAIGRLDHLVALGVDLVEPLPVNAFNGEHGWGYDGVDWYAVHEPYGGPEAYRRFVDACHARGLGVVQDAVYNHLGPSGNYLPRFGPYLLEGAETPWGTQINLDGPDSDEVRRYLIDNALAWFADFHVDALRLDAVHALVDHRATHVLEQLAAETAALSAHLRRPLSLIAESDANDPRMITPREAGGLGMTGQWSDDFHHALLTNLTGDVSGYFADFAGPAALARVIERGFYHDGGWSSFRRRHHGRPLDPEQTPAWRLVVCSANHDQVGNRAAGDRPRARLDQGQLVIAAALVLLGNQTPMIFAGEEWGASTPFAYFTSHPEPELGEAVSRGRKGEFAAMGWNLDDIPDPQDPATFTRSKLDWSEPDAGEYAELLTAYRQLIGIRRAHAAITDPRLASALVDFDADAGWFAVRRGPITLVVNLADRETRAPVTGEPIFSHGEVRGEGAETVLGAHATLVLGGDLLPRQEETPAAEA
- a CDS encoding UDP-N-acetylmuramate dehydrogenase, which translates into the protein MTDLAELTTLRVGGPARELATARSADELVALITEADEQGTPVLLIGGGSNLLIADAGFDGRVIVIANRRIDSDVDSCSGAMITAQAGEPWDAFVAHTLEHGWAGLEALSGIPGLVGATPIQNVGAYGAEVAQTIARVRTWDRAERRIVTFAGADCGFSYRHSRFKGNPDRFVVLDVTFQLPIGDLSAPVRYAELARRLGVEQGERAPATRVREAVLALRRGKGMVLDADDHDTWSAGSFFTNPIIDAAAADALPADAPRFPQPDGRVKTSAAWLIDHAGFDKGHGTGAARLSGKHVLALTNRGDARAVDLLALAREIRDGVRERWGITLVNEPVIIGDQL
- a CDS encoding MaoC/PaaZ C-terminal domain-containing protein: MTALAEGQRIGPLTVPVTRTTLVRYAGASGDFNPIHHSDHAARELGLDGVIAHGMLTLAIAMRAVTDAVGGPGRVVGQYARFRKPVPVPDDGVGVELVVTGEVAEIADGIATIRLEVMCGEEKVLGQASAQVRVD
- a CDS encoding FAS1-like dehydratase domain-containing protein, yielding MISAEHVGRSYPPGDPTPVSAGRIAAFADAIGDPDPAYRGADAAAPPTFVMSVAADAWQAMFDDPELGLSLARTVHADQRFHWSRPLRAGDTIAPQLTITSVRTRGATETIGIRVVISTVAVEGGPAEPAGEEICTAESTFVHNREAAA
- a CDS encoding LacI family DNA-binding transcriptional regulator, whose product is MSQVDQAARRPTLKQVAARAGVAVSTASLVFSGRGPVSDEMAARVRIAAAELDYAGPDPIARSLRRGRAGVVGVIGEGTLMQALRDPYALGLLDGIMTGLDNTSTGLLLIAQSGSDPEAAIDQIAGTALDAVAFPLCGPRSNPVVEHLAGRGVPMVGTGAPEDDRVVQLTVDNRAAQAEVAAHVRDLGHTRVAHIAMPLNVAEYAVGTPRPFGPAEVTCSDFPDAQQRVRGFRDVFPDGPMITAPVSIEGGQAAARALLAADPRPTAIITQADTLAAGVIRAAEDLGLRVPDDLSVTGFDGVDLPWLPVTLTTIDQGGQAQGRRLAEMMLALARGEKLADEPAPYRLLIGNSTTAPR
- a CDS encoding class I SAM-dependent methyltransferase, giving the protein MINEGLAGFERDRDRAVAALRGRVLELGAGRGANFARLAPGIAWIGLEPNRRLRDRLAVRARASGHPAAPLAARAEAVPLPDASVDAVLATTVLCSVDEVARALAEAYRVLRPGGRVVLAEHGAAPRGTAARTLQRLLRPATRLLDHGCDPLRDPEAAVAASPLRLDRVARHAITPLLGVELPLLVIEASRRG
- a CDS encoding ABC transporter permease; translation: MSTDQLTRRDHTRGDHTARDLTARGVSPLHSGAIFAGRSLRHSLRDGEGIVMAIVLPLTLMLMFTYIFGGAILGPGYLDYVVPGVLVLCATQGAASVAAAVSRDLSTGVMNRFRTLPIASATALVGHVAASMVRNLIGSSVVLGVALLLGYRPTGGALSLLAALGLMMIYILTITTIMATIGLISGSPENAAGYGFLFFILPYVSSGFVPVQTMPGWLQVFAANQPYTLVIETLRGFLQGTPVSPGVGIGALAWCVGLIIACGALCGWLFPRKITR
- a CDS encoding ATP-binding cassette domain-containing protein; amino-acid sequence: MDGTIETHGLAKSFGANRVLDDLTLRIDGGVFALLGRNGAGKTTLVSILTTLIRADAGTARVAGHDVARDRRRLRAAISTTGQFAAIDELLTGRENLVLFGRLRGLPAAVARRRAAELLDQFGLADAAGRAANTYSGGMKRRLDLAASMITRPAVLFLDEPTTGLDLESRQQVWRDVLALAADGTTIFLTTQYLEEAEALADRIAILDGGRIVADGTASRLKAIVGGESLALVLPTGEVLHEAPTDGTPDAVAAALRQLPPHDPAARLELRQPTLDDVFLALTARQRADRPADRPEMITGGAR
- a CDS encoding TetR/AcrR family transcriptional regulator; translation: MTDELPRALAIAWGMETSPSRGPKRELSHESIVDAAIEIANAEGLAALTMQRVAKSFGFTTMALYRYVSSKDDLQILMLDRANAQAADAVIDATDWRAGLRDWMDAVRATLHAHPWLFELYASGAGVNQLALPNMMRMTDNGLRAMRTLDLPLAAKLDVITRLSVLATESVSQELARRDPSTNLDPMAVEAIREVATAERFPDLHPSIADGSYFDGCTELGDPDNLRTELDSFFDRLETQARTGPPATPAPLTPDAAAAVAEREWREAVALRKRATERVNEASRIEAAKHVEYTAAKEFAKASAKAARSGRG